A portion of the Erwinia sorbitola genome contains these proteins:
- a CDS encoding LVIVD repeat-containing protein has product MSNMLPVAEYSRNMRLIGHSDQGGRPDGVQLMVHRGYAYIGHMVSQGFSVVDVRDAKNPRTVAYVPAPPGTWNVHLQAHDDLLLVINARDLFADARFANEKVYYTRPVGETVSDVQDKGWSAGLRIFDISTPDKPREISFLSLSGIGIHRIWYVGGRWAYVSALIDGFSDYIFLTIDLADPRKPEVAGQWWLPGMNTAAGEKAGWEEGKRYALHHAIISGDVAYGSWRDGGLTLLDVSDRTEPKLISHRNWSPPFGGGTHTALPLPDRDLLVVLDEAVLDNQEDGEKHIWLFDIREPSNPISISTFPQPAERDYVAKGAHFGPHNLHENRPGSFVSSTLIFATWQNAGVRAFDISNPYQPVETGALVPAAPARMMDTRPGRPQVIQSCDVFVDAHGIIYSTDYNGGLSVIEYLG; this is encoded by the coding sequence CAATATGCGGTTGATTGGCCACAGCGATCAGGGCGGACGGCCTGACGGCGTCCAGCTGATGGTTCACCGTGGTTATGCCTATATTGGTCACATGGTGTCACAAGGATTTTCGGTGGTTGACGTGCGCGATGCGAAAAATCCCCGCACGGTGGCCTATGTTCCTGCACCACCAGGAACCTGGAATGTGCATCTTCAGGCTCATGATGACCTGCTGTTGGTAATTAATGCGCGTGACCTGTTTGCTGACGCGCGGTTTGCCAACGAAAAAGTGTATTACACCCGCCCGGTCGGTGAAACGGTCAGCGATGTGCAGGATAAGGGCTGGAGTGCAGGGCTGCGTATTTTCGATATCTCCACACCCGACAAGCCGCGTGAAATCAGTTTTCTGTCCCTGAGTGGTATTGGTATTCATCGTATCTGGTATGTCGGCGGCCGCTGGGCGTATGTTTCGGCGCTGATTGACGGTTTCAGTGACTATATATTCCTGACAATTGATCTGGCCGATCCGCGCAAGCCTGAGGTCGCTGGACAATGGTGGTTGCCGGGTATGAATACTGCTGCTGGTGAGAAGGCCGGCTGGGAAGAGGGCAAGCGCTATGCCCTGCACCATGCCATTATTAGCGGTGATGTGGCATACGGCAGCTGGCGTGATGGCGGTCTGACTCTGCTGGACGTCAGCGATCGAACCGAACCTAAGCTGATCAGTCATCGTAACTGGAGCCCGCCGTTTGGGGGAGGTACGCATACTGCACTACCATTGCCTGACAGGGATTTACTGGTGGTACTGGATGAGGCGGTGCTGGACAATCAGGAGGATGGCGAAAAACATATCTGGCTGTTTGATATTCGTGAGCCTTCAAACCCGATCAGTATCTCCACCTTCCCACAGCCTGCCGAGCGGGATTATGTAGCAAAAGGAGCACACTTTGGGCCTCATAATCTGCATGAGAATCGCCCCGGGAGCTTCGTCAGTTCGACGTTGATTTTTGCTACCTGGCAAAACGCTGGTGTCCGGGCCTTTGATATCAGTAATCCTTATCAGCCGGTGGAAACCGGTGCGCTTGTGCCTGCAGCACCGGCGCGCATGATGGATACCCGTCCCGGCCGTCCGCAGGTTATCCAATCCTGCGACGTGTTTGTGGATGCGCATGGAATTATTTACAGCACAGATTATAACGGCGGTCTTTCAGTCATTGAGTATCTCGGCTGA
- a CDS encoding winged helix-turn-helix transcriptional regulator — protein sequence MAERHSLSQAPCPVARSVDLIGDRWMLLILRDAFDGSRRFSEFQRGLGMARNILADRLKRLVEARLLQVQPASDGSAWQEYVLTRRADSLFPLIVALRQFGEQHLFTAGEARSELVEISSGTPLAPLRVCNQQGEELTPDKTRVQKN from the coding sequence ATGGCTGAACGTCACTCTTTGAGTCAGGCTCCCTGCCCGGTTGCCCGCAGTGTTGATTTGATTGGCGATCGCTGGATGTTATTGATCCTGCGCGATGCCTTCGACGGCAGCCGCCGTTTTAGTGAGTTTCAGCGCGGGCTGGGCATGGCGCGCAATATTCTGGCCGACCGGCTGAAAAGACTGGTGGAGGCACGTTTACTCCAGGTTCAGCCCGCATCTGATGGCTCCGCCTGGCAGGAGTATGTGCTGACCCGACGTGCAGACTCCCTTTTCCCGCTGATCGTTGCCCTGCGTCAGTTTGGTGAACAGCACCTGTTTACCGCAGGGGAAGCGCGCTCAGAATTAGTGGAAATCAGCAGCGGTACTCCGCTGGCACCTCTGCGCGTCTGTAATCAGCAAGGTGAAGAGTTAACACCCGATAAAACCCGTGTGCAGAAAAACTGA